In Erigeron canadensis isolate Cc75 chromosome 6, C_canadensis_v1, whole genome shotgun sequence, the following are encoded in one genomic region:
- the LOC122605829 gene encoding autophagy-related protein 13a: MDFLQYNSNNNNGNEHGRNEQIVCQFLLKTLHIVLESRVPSIVIPNSQLKKKTDKWFNLALGCDRPPPAALDSFNFWNRNLMEPMVIDIMLVLPPQSSSASLETVIERWVVQYQPSSSSSPVSNYKKTYKKSIILLRSLYAMMRLLPASRAYRKLSLSTNTCDFHIDYKLSSFCAPFTRLEEHLMKQYTFFPVEAQHGRLSISVKYRDSLSDFNLHTSPSFPPEIITDYVGSPATDPFRAFPTRTNTRPTVWQSPTPPHRPHSWTSGLTKGPPFTHNQSSYGSPPPAHRSSSGRYDFSSSPTDVYGQRTPSYRPPTHHRRTSFDDYHLSPPFSPSPSPSPPTYLSAGNYMQSRLRSETAPVSIPNPLMTRSPRYLSPNLSDPNRHSLPPPSPRSTRYEHSSHESPSGIRSLRKSEMSRVGDLSSGSGSGSANQYSSHKVSRDNKDDSGRFSGLLSSSGSPRIGFSRSSSRLSLQDELDDIDFSCPFIVDDVDSCDSPISQGFELSSHAKKSQDAAVGALVRMLRTAPPLRQDCSCYSLSDGVEPELSAGSGSRLFMPRKTSDALEELKGYRDIKHLILSKSGPPLRDV; the protein is encoded by the exons ATGGACTTTCTGCagtataatagtaataataataatggtaatGAACATGGACGAAATGAGCAAATAGTTTGTCAGTTTCTGTTGAAAACTTTGCATATTGTATTGGAGTCTAGGGTTCCTTCCATTGTTATTCCTAATAGTCAactcaagaagaagaccgacaaaTGGTTTAATCTAGCATTAGGCTGTGACCGTCCCCCTCCCGCTGCTTTagattcttttaacttttggaATAGGAACTTAATGGAACCAATGGTTATCGACATTATGCTAGTACTCCCCCCGCAATCATCATCTGCATCGCTCGAGACTGTTATCGAGAGGTGGGTTGTTCAATATCAAccttcctcctcctcctcccccGTCTCTAATTAtaagaaaacatataaaaagtcTATCATCCTTTTACGCTCTCTATATGCTATGATGAGACTCCTTCCAGCTTCCAGGGCTTATCGAAAGCTGTCCCTATCCACCAACACTTGTGATTTTCATATCGATTACAAGCTCTCTTCCTTTTGTGCTCCCTTTACAAGGCTAGAGGAACACCTCATGAAACAATATACTTTCTTTCCCGTTGAAGCCCAACATGGACGTCTTTCTATATCTGTCAAATATCGTGATTCCCTCTCTGATTTTAACCTACATACTTCACCATCATTTCCACCCGAGATCATTACAGATTATGTTGGTAGCCCTGCCACTGATCCTTTTAGGGCCTTCCCCACCAGAACCAATACGAGGCCTACTGTGTGGCAATCCCCTACGCCCCCCCACCGCCCTCATAGCTGGACTAGTGGCCTAACCAAGGGACCTCCGTTCACACATAACCAATCCTCTTATGGATCCCCACCACCTGCACATCGCTCTTCCAGTGGCCGTTATGATTTTTCTTCTTCCCCTACTGATGTTTATGGACAAAGGACTCCTAGTTATAGACCGCCAACTCACCATAGACGGACCAGCTTTGATGATTATCACCTGTCACCGCCATTCTCTCCTTCTCCTTCACCATCTCCGCCAACATACCTTTCAGCTGGGAATTACATGCAATCTCGGCTGCGCTCAGAGACTGCCCCCGTCAGTATTCCTAACCCCCTGATGACCAGAAGTCCTAGATACCTTTCTCCTAATCTGTCTGATCCAAATCGACACTCTCTTCCACCTCCATCACCTAGAAGCACACGCTATGAACACTCATCACACGAGTCTCCTTCTGGGATCAGGTCCCTTAGAAAGTCAGAGATGTCAAGGGTTGGGGACCTCAGTTCTGGTTCTGGCTCTGGATCAGCAAATCAGTATTCTAGCCACAAG GTATCAAGGGATAATAAAGATGATTCAGGGAGGTTTTCTGGTTTGCTCTCCTCTAGTGGTTCTCCTCGTATTGGATTCTCTAGAAGCTCCAGTAGATTGTCTCTCCAGGATGAGTTGGATGATATCGACTTCTCATGCCCATTTATCGTTGATGATGTTGATTCGTGTGATTCCCCTATCAG TCAAGGATTTGAGTTGTCATCGCATGCTAAAAAATCACAAGATGCTGCAGTAGGTGCCCTTGTACGTATGTTGAGAACAGCACCACCCCTTAGACAGGATTGTAGTTGTTATTCTTTGAGTGATGGTGTTGAGCCGGAATTAAGCGCTGGTTCTGGTTCTAGGTTGTTTATGCCTCGAAAGACGTCAGATGCTTTGGAGGAGCTAAAGGGTTATAGAGACATAAAGCACCTCATTCTGTCTAAAAGTGGACCCCCTTTGCGAGACGTGTAA